The Chroicocephalus ridibundus chromosome 3, bChrRid1.1, whole genome shotgun sequence genome has a segment encoding these proteins:
- the LOC134512534 gene encoding gallinacin-11-like: MKLFSCLMALLLFLLEAVPGLGLPKDTLRCVGYHGFCFHSKSCPEPFAAFGTCSRRQKTCCIDTTSNFHTCQDEGGHCVPPEIKCLQEQVGLCPHREWKCCTEL, translated from the exons ATGAAGCTCTTCTCCTGCCTCATGGCTCTTCTCCTGTTCCTCCTCGAGGCTGTTCCAG GTCTCGGCTTGCCCAAAGACACCTTACGTTGTGTTGGATACCATGGTTTCTGCTTCCATTCAAAATCCTGCCCAGAACCATTTGCCGCGTTTGGAACTTGCTCTCGGCGTCAGAAAACCTGCTGCATAG ACACGACATCAAACTTCCATACTTGTCAAGACGAGGGGGGTCATTGTGTACCTCCAGAAATCAAATGTCTGCAAGAACAAGTGGGACTTTGCCCTCACAGAGAATGGAAGTGCTGCACAGAACTGTAa